The Aliidiomarina minuta nucleotide sequence CACCAATAGTCCTTATGCTCACTTAGTACCGGGCAATGCTAATTTTGTTATACACAGCCTGCAATATGGCAGTAGTCCGCTGATTATTCAGGGACCTGGCGCAGGGCGTGAAGTAACAGCCGCGGGTGTGCACAGCGACATACTTGAACTGAGTTCCCGGTTAAGTTAATTACTGACTTTCCAGGCGTTGAATCTCTTTCCATAGTTCATCGGCTTCCGCGGAAAGGGAGGAATGTGTGCGGATATCGCCATTACGTTGGGCTTGCATCGATTTTTCCTGCAATTGAGCCAGCTTTTTGCGTAGTTTCTTAGTAGGCGATTTATTAAAGAGTCCAAACATAAGGCTTCCAGATAGGGTGGTTGAATGCCTTTATACGAAGTACGCACGGAAAAGATCGCTTGAGCTTTTTTGACGTTGCTTTATAAATGGGGTTAGATGTAGCTCTTTTGCAGTCTGACGAGCCAGGAGTTAACGCCGTTGTGAACATTTCAAACATTCCTTTAGGGTATGCAATTCTGCCACTTGCATTTGCGTTACCTCTTATCTTGTCTGGCCTGTTATCCGCATTAGGTAAAAGTGATAAGTATTCCTTCAATCCTTTCTTGTTATTGGGTTTTTCCGTGCTTCTACCGCCAATAGGCTGGATTATATTCTTACGTCATCTGTACCGTATTCTGCGTTTGCCCAAAGAGGAAAAAGAGGAATAAGCTCATGGTTACTTAGCCTTGTGTTTTTTCTGTAAAGTTACAGCAGGATTATTGTTGTGGGGCAGTAGTAGCTTTTGAAAAAACGCATGTAACTGTCCATTAGACGCTTTGTCCCAGACCATTCGTGTAGAGCCTGATGTAGAGTCGAGAACCTGCATACAGGTCACGGAGCTCTTCGTGTTGTTGTATTGAGATGCCATAATAGAACCATAAGTGATAATCATTATCATTTAGATGATAGAGAAGCATCTCATAATATGCAAACCTCTTTTTTGTAAAGGCGATCATTTCTACTGATTAATTTAAAACCCTTAAAATACAGTTTATTACAGATTTTAATGCTTTTTGATGATGACAGGAGCGCCCCGTTTGTTAGTTAATTGTAAGTAAAACGTAAACTGTCTATTCGTGTAGTTTTTAATCATATAGGATGATTTTTATCGGGTTAAAAGGCTGTAACCAAAACACGGAAAGGAGGTTAACTTGAACATTTCAAACAGCGCTGATGCCTTAACGAATGTGCTTAATGGACTGGCTGCCATCGTTTATGTTTTCGATCCTGACAGTTATGAACTGCTTTATGTAAATGATTATGCAGTTAAGAACTTAAACACAGGTGAAGACCCTGAGCAGTTAGTGGGGAAAAAATGCGATCATTTCCCCTTTTGTACCCACCAGAAATATCATTTGAAGCAATACTCAACTCAGAATACTCAAATACGAGAATTCCATAATCCTCTGGATAAACGCTGGTATCAGTGTCGTGACAGTTATATCAGATGGAATGACGGACGTTTGGTGTGTCTGGAAATAGCTACGGATATAACCGAGCAGAAAAAAAATGAATTAGAGCTACAGCAGAGCATAGCGCGGGCTGAAGCCCTGGCGCACACTGACGAGCTGACTGGGTTGAATAACCGTCGCGCATTTTTTAAGTTTGCGCGTCAGGCGATTAAACAACAGTCCCGGACTTCCGCAGAAGTGGCACTGGTATTTTTTGATCTTGATTACTTTAAAGTAGTTAATGACACCTATGGTCATGAGGCTGGTGATCTAGTACTACAGGCAATGGCCAGGGCCCTGGGACCTGAGGTGCGTGAAAGCGATGTCCTCGGTCGGGTTGGGGGTGAAGAGTTTGCCATGCTTATGACTGCTTCCAGTGCCAGTGACGCGCTGGATGCTACAAGTCGTATTCAGCAGGTTATGAATAAGGTGACCGTAAATTACAAAGGCCATCAGCTGGCCTGCACGACTAGCTTCGGCATCGCTGTGGCAGCAGCTAAAGCGACTACTCTGAATAGCCTTATGGCTGAAGCCGATAAAGCGCTCTACCAGGCAAAATCTGAGGGGCGTAATACTATTATTAGCTGTCTTAGCGCGGCATAGTTTTACAATACCCTGTTAATACTTGAGCGAAATACTCGGGTACTATATAATCGTGGATAAACCTCAGCTAGTAGTGAGTTATCCATGAGTGAACAAATCGATCAGGCGTTATCGCGCAAGTATGATGCTGGATTCGTTTCTGAAATCGAATCTGAAACTTTTCCCATAGGTTTGGATGAAGACGTTATTCGACGCATTTCGGCTATGAAAGAAGAGCCGGAGTGGATGCTTGAGTGGCGCCTTAAGGCTTATCATGCCTGGCTGAAGATGGACGAGCCAGAATGGGCCCATGTCGATTATCCAAGAATGGATTATCAGAGCATTTCTTATTACTCAGCGCCGAAAAGCATGAAAGACAAACCTCAGTCACTGGACGAGGTCGACCCTGAATTGCTGCGTACCTATGAAAAGCTGGGCATTCCTCTGCATGAGCAGGAGATGCTGGCCGGAGTAGCGGTTGACGCCGTATTCGATTCGGTTTCTGTGGTAACTACGTTCCGCGCTAAGCTGGAAGAAGCCGGCGTTATTTTCTGCCCGATTTCAGAAGCCATTAAAAAGTACCCTGAATTAGTGAAAAAATATCTGGGCACCATAGTGCCGCGTTCAGATAACTTTTTTGCCGCACTGAATAGTGCTGTATTTACTGATGGTTCTTTTGTTTATATTCCTAAAGGTGTGCGTTGCCCGATGGAACTGTCTACCTATTTCCGTATTAACGAAATGAATACCGGGCAGTTTGAACGTACGCTGATTATTGCCGAAGAGGGTAGCCACGTAAGTTACCTGGAAGGCTGTACCGCGCCGCAACGGGATGAAAACCAGCTGCATGCTGCGGTGGTTGAGCTGGTTGCGCTGGATAATGCCGAGATCAAATATTCGACAGTACAGAATTGGTACCCGGGCGATGAAAACGGCAAAGGCGGTATTTATAACTTCGTAACCAAACGTGGTTTATGTGAAACCAACGCCAAGATCTCCTGGACTCAGGTAGAAACCGGTTCCGCGGTTACCTGGAAATACCCAAGCTGTATTTTAAAAGGTGATAACAGCATCGGCGAATTTTATTCGGTGGCGTTGACCCGCGGCAAACAGCAGGCTGATACCGGCACTAAAATGATTCACCTGGGTAAGAACACCCGGTCTACCATAGTTTCCAAAGGTATTTCCGCAGGACGCAGTAACAATGCGTATCGTGGCTTAGTGCGTATGGGTCCGAATGCGGAAAATGCGCGTAACCATACCGAGTGTGATTCTTTGTTAATCGGCGATCTTTGTGGTGCGCATACCTTCCCTTATATCGAAAGTCGCAATCCGTCGGCCATTGTGGAGCATGAAGCTACTACATCTAAGGTCAGCGATGAGCAGTTATTCTTATGTAAGCAACGTGGCCTGGACGCTGAAAAAGCGGTCTCTATGATAGTCAACGGATTCTGTAAAGAAGTATTCCGGGAATTGCCTATGGAGTTCGCTGTTGAAGCGGGCAAATTGCTAGAAATTAGTCTTGAAGGTTCAGTGGGGTAATAGATGTTAAAAGTTAAAAATCTGCAAGCGAGTGTTGAAGGCACTAACATTCTGAAAGGTCTGAACCTTGATATTAAACCTGGTGAAGTACATGCGATCATGGGGCCGAATGGCTCAGGTAAAAGCACGCTGGGTTATGTGTTAACCGGGCGTGATGGTTACCAGGTGCAGGGCGGTAGTGTTGAGTTTAACGGTAAAGATCTGCTGGATATGGAAGTCGAAGAGCGTGCCCATGAAGGCCTCTTCCTGGCGTTTCAGTATCCGGTAGAAATTCCCGGCGTCAGCAACATGGAATTTATGAAAGAGTCAGTCAACGTGGCGCGTCAGCACCGTGGACAGGAAGCTTTAACTGCTGCTGAGTTTTTGAAAAAAGCCAAGGAAGCCTGCAAGCAGGTTGAGTTACCCGTAGAATTTTTAAAGCGCGGTGTTAACGAAGGTTTCTCCGGTGGTGAGAAAAAGCGCAATGAAATCATGCAAATGATTATGCTTGAACCGCAATTGTGCATTCTTGATGAGTCGGATTCAGGGCTTGATGTCGACGCATTGCAAGTGGTTGCTAAAGGCGTAAACAGTCAGCGTGACGGCAAACGTAGCTTTATTGTGGTAACCCATTATCAGCGTCTGCTGGATTATATTGAACCTGATTTCGTGCACATTCTGTCGCAAGGCAAAATTGTTAAAAGTGGCGATGCTTCACTGGCCAAAGAAGTGGAAGCTTCTGGTTATGCCTGGCTTGGACAGGAAGCCGAGTCTGAGGAGACCAGTGCATGAGTCAGTGGTTAGCACAAGTCATTGACCGTGCCGCAGCCGTTGACGACTGGCTGAGTCCGGTACGGGCCGAAGCATTAGCTCAGTTACGTGGTGAAAAGTGGCCGGGACGTCGTACTGAAGCCTGGCGTTATACCTCGTTGCATCCGGTAGAAAATTTGCAACTGGCTACAAGCGCCAGTTCAGAGCAGACACAGATAGCTGCCATTGAAGGGCTGAATAGCCTGGATATTGTTTTTGTCGACGGTCAGTTACAAACCGATATTAACAACCTTGAATTACCAGCTGGGGTGACGATCACTTCGTTGTCAGATCCCTCAACAGCGAGCCGAACGGTTGCTGGTCAGGTCTTTACGCAGGTTAAACCACAACGTCACCTGTTTGGTCTGGTCAATGATGTACTGGCACAGCAAGGCGTAATTATTGATCTTGCCGATGACGCCAGCCTGTCGCAGCCGGTGCGTATTGTAAATATCTCCGGTACTGGCGTGGAATCTCACAACCGTGTGATTGTGCGCTTAGGTGCGCGGGCGAAAGCGACCATTATTGAACATGGTGAGGGCGCTGCAAGTGGCTTTAATACCGCTTTTGCAGAGTACCTGTTGGGTGAACAGGCTGAACTTGAGCATTATCGTTTCTCTATGTACAGCGCGGAGAATATCCATATTGGCGGCAGTCATTTCCAATTGGGTACGCGCTCAAAGCTGAACTCTACGTTAGTGGGTTATGGCAGTCAGCTATCGCGTCTGGATGTGGATATTCATCATGCGGGCGAGCATGCTTTTGCCAAATTCAATAACATTTACCTGCTGGCAGCGGGCGAACATTTTGATCTGCATAGCACTATTGAGCATGCGGTGCCTAATGGCACCACCGAAGAAAATGCGAGGGGCATTATAGGGGACCGGGCGAAAGCTGTGTTTAACGGACGCATCCATATTCACCGCGATGCGCAGAAAACATTGGCTGAGCTGAATAACCGTAACCTGCTTTTATCACGTCGGGCACAGATAAACACCAAGCCAGAGCTAGAGATCTATGCGGACGATGTGCAGTGTGCCCATGGTGCAACAGTAGCCGAAATAGAAGAAGAAGCGCTGTA carries:
- a CDS encoding DUF6435 family protein, producing MFGLFNKSPTKKLRKKLAQLQEKSMQAQRNGDIRTHSSLSAEADELWKEIQRLESQ
- a CDS encoding sensor domain-containing diguanylate cyclase, yielding MNISNSADALTNVLNGLAAIVYVFDPDSYELLYVNDYAVKNLNTGEDPEQLVGKKCDHFPFCTHQKYHLKQYSTQNTQIREFHNPLDKRWYQCRDSYIRWNDGRLVCLEIATDITEQKKNELELQQSIARAEALAHTDELTGLNNRRAFFKFARQAIKQQSRTSAEVALVFFDLDYFKVVNDTYGHEAGDLVLQAMARALGPEVRESDVLGRVGGEEFAMLMTASSASDALDATSRIQQVMNKVTVNYKGHQLACTTSFGIAVAAAKATTLNSLMAEADKALYQAKSEGRNTIISCLSAA
- the sufB gene encoding Fe-S cluster assembly protein SufB; protein product: MSEQIDQALSRKYDAGFVSEIESETFPIGLDEDVIRRISAMKEEPEWMLEWRLKAYHAWLKMDEPEWAHVDYPRMDYQSISYYSAPKSMKDKPQSLDEVDPELLRTYEKLGIPLHEQEMLAGVAVDAVFDSVSVVTTFRAKLEEAGVIFCPISEAIKKYPELVKKYLGTIVPRSDNFFAALNSAVFTDGSFVYIPKGVRCPMELSTYFRINEMNTGQFERTLIIAEEGSHVSYLEGCTAPQRDENQLHAAVVELVALDNAEIKYSTVQNWYPGDENGKGGIYNFVTKRGLCETNAKISWTQVETGSAVTWKYPSCILKGDNSIGEFYSVALTRGKQQADTGTKMIHLGKNTRSTIVSKGISAGRSNNAYRGLVRMGPNAENARNHTECDSLLIGDLCGAHTFPYIESRNPSAIVEHEATTSKVSDEQLFLCKQRGLDAEKAVSMIVNGFCKEVFRELPMEFAVEAGKLLEISLEGSVG
- the sufC gene encoding Fe-S cluster assembly ATPase SufC, which gives rise to MLKVKNLQASVEGTNILKGLNLDIKPGEVHAIMGPNGSGKSTLGYVLTGRDGYQVQGGSVEFNGKDLLDMEVEERAHEGLFLAFQYPVEIPGVSNMEFMKESVNVARQHRGQEALTAAEFLKKAKEACKQVELPVEFLKRGVNEGFSGGEKKRNEIMQMIMLEPQLCILDESDSGLDVDALQVVAKGVNSQRDGKRSFIVVTHYQRLLDYIEPDFVHILSQGKIVKSGDASLAKEVEASGYAWLGQEAESEETSA
- the sufD gene encoding Fe-S cluster assembly protein SufD, which produces MSQWLAQVIDRAAAVDDWLSPVRAEALAQLRGEKWPGRRTEAWRYTSLHPVENLQLATSASSEQTQIAAIEGLNSLDIVFVDGQLQTDINNLELPAGVTITSLSDPSTASRTVAGQVFTQVKPQRHLFGLVNDVLAQQGVIIDLADDASLSQPVRIVNISGTGVESHNRVIVRLGARAKATIIEHGEGAASGFNTAFAEYLLGEQAELEHYRFSMYSAENIHIGGSHFQLGTRSKLNSTLVGYGSQLSRLDVDIHHAGEHAFAKFNNIYLLAAGEHFDLHSTIEHAVPNGTTEENARGIIGDRAKAVFNGRIHIHRDAQKTLAELNNRNLLLSRRAQINTKPELEIYADDVQCAHGATVAEIEEEALYYLRSRGIPRSQALVMLNFGFIQELVAQMPNQALVNWLQPLLKARFESMEVK